A region from the Streptomyces sp. 3214.6 genome encodes:
- a CDS encoding anti-sigma factor family protein, protein MSESRNNAAERLLAEQHLGDRLSALVDGELGHDTRERVLAHVATCPKCKSEVDAQRRLKNVFAEVAPPAPSESFLARLQGLPGGGDPDGGGSPLGGGAGGFADGVFGVRGPRRDEPFEFGYVPARDHGSVLSPSPASDRGFRIHPVGRGGDRHDSERSRSMRFAFVAAGAVSLAAIALGGMTTVAPVDTTADGRVGSGNGSNVTPARTPGTGSSATPDSQRRRTAGPLLSQGGQLGDTPMAPTEVSAPLLPGVPTPGGDRGEQALHRLTSPMVAGAAAMSPLIRPLGTIPPVALTSWTTPPEITGLGLLTAPAPHTTSAPSPSPSPYSQRTR, encoded by the coding sequence GTGAGTGAATCCCGGAACAACGCAGCCGAGAGGCTCCTCGCGGAGCAGCACCTCGGAGACCGGCTCTCGGCCCTGGTGGACGGCGAGCTCGGTCACGACACCCGCGAGCGGGTACTGGCGCACGTGGCGACCTGCCCGAAGTGCAAGTCGGAGGTCGACGCGCAGCGCCGGCTGAAGAACGTCTTCGCGGAAGTCGCCCCGCCCGCCCCCTCCGAGAGCTTCCTGGCCCGTCTCCAGGGGCTTCCCGGGGGAGGTGATCCGGACGGCGGCGGCTCGCCGCTCGGCGGGGGCGCGGGAGGCTTCGCCGACGGGGTCTTCGGAGTAAGAGGACCGAGACGGGACGAGCCGTTCGAGTTCGGCTATGTGCCGGCCCGTGACCACGGCTCGGTCCTGTCACCGTCTCCGGCCTCGGACCGGGGCTTTCGTATCCACCCCGTCGGCCGTGGCGGCGACCGTCACGACAGCGAGCGGTCACGGAGCATGCGGTTCGCGTTCGTCGCCGCCGGCGCGGTGTCGCTGGCCGCGATCGCGCTGGGCGGCATGACCACCGTCGCCCCGGTCGACACGACCGCGGACGGCCGCGTCGGCTCGGGCAACGGGAGCAATGTGACACCGGCCCGCACCCCGGGCACCGGCTCCTCGGCGACACCGGACAGCCAGCGGCGCCGTACCGCGGGCCCCCTGCTCTCCCAGGGCGGCCAGCTCGGCGACACCCCGATGGCCCCGACCGAGGTCTCCGCACCGCTGCTGCCGGGCGTGCCCACGCCGGGCGGCGACCGGGGCGAGCAGGCACTGCACCGGCTCACCAGCCCCATGGTGGCCGGCGCGGCCGCGATGTCCCCGCTGATACGTCCGCTCGGCACGATCCCGCCGGTGGCCCTGACCTCCTGGACCACCCCGCCCGAGATCACCGGACTCGGACTGCTCACCGCGCCCGCCCCCCACACCACTTCCGCTCCGTCCCCTTCGCCCTCCCCCTACTCACAGCGCACCCGCTGA
- the sigE gene encoding RNA polymerase sigma factor SigE — protein MVGAPLDTTRADRGGAAAPAHQRGALRRLLRSAGRPKSVNDTAADSSHAAGTAGRAQTATFSTDADGQAWTPPTWEEIVSMHSGRVYRLAYRLTGNQHDAEDLTQEVFVRVFRSLSTYTPGTFEGWLHRITTNLFLDMVRRKQRIRFDALGDDAAERLPSKEPTPQQVFNDAHFDADVQQALDTLAPEFRAAVVLCDIEGLSYEEIAATLGVKLGTVRSRIHRGRSQLRKALAHRAPDARAERRPFAARVPALGGGGATA, from the coding sequence ATGGTAGGGGCTCCACTGGACACCACCAGAGCCGACAGGGGAGGTGCGGCCGCGCCTGCGCATCAGAGAGGAGCGCTGCGGCGCCTTCTCAGGTCGGCGGGCAGGCCGAAATCCGTGAACGACACCGCTGCTGACTCCAGCCACGCCGCCGGCACCGCCGGCCGCGCCCAGACCGCGACCTTCTCCACCGACGCGGACGGGCAGGCGTGGACTCCGCCCACGTGGGAGGAGATCGTCAGCATGCACAGCGGCCGGGTCTACCGGCTCGCCTACCGTCTGACCGGCAACCAGCACGACGCCGAGGACCTCACCCAGGAGGTCTTCGTCCGCGTCTTCCGCTCCCTGTCGACATACACGCCGGGCACCTTCGAGGGCTGGCTGCACCGCATCACCACCAACCTCTTCCTGGACATGGTCCGCCGCAAGCAGCGCATCCGCTTCGACGCGCTGGGCGACGACGCGGCCGAGCGGCTGCCCAGCAAGGAGCCCACCCCGCAGCAGGTCTTCAACGACGCCCACTTCGACGCGGACGTCCAGCAGGCCCTCGACACCCTCGCACCCGAGTTCCGTGCCGCGGTCGTCCTGTGCGACATCGAAGGCCTCTCCTACGAGGAGATCGCCGCGACTCTCGGCGTCAAGCTGGGCACGGTCCGCTCGCGCATCCACCGCGGCCGGTCGCAACTGCGCAAGGCGCTCGCGCACCGCGCGCCCGACGCGCGCGCCGAGCGCCGCCCCTTCGCGGCCCGCGTTCCCGCTCTGGGAGGAGGGGGCGCGACCGCGTGA
- a CDS encoding O-methyltransferase, with protein sequence MCGFPAATDTVTPRQPRGQERVITGNRQASWAFADAYAAEDEALLWARDRAREAGLRSVSPSTGAALRMLAATVDAKAVAEIGTGTGVSGIHLLYGMRPDGVLTTVDPEPEHQQFARQAFRACGFASNRARFIPGRALDVLPRLADAGYDLVFCDGDRLELLEYLAESLRLLRPGGLVVFEGVFANGRTVDSGPQPTEVIRIRELLRAVRESQELVPSLLPVGDGLLCAVKR encoded by the coding sequence ATCTGCGGGTTCCCGGCGGCAACGGATACAGTCACGCCCAGGCAACCACGGGGACAGGAGAGGGTCATTACCGGCAACCGGCAGGCAAGCTGGGCGTTCGCCGACGCCTATGCCGCCGAGGACGAAGCGCTGCTCTGGGCCCGTGACCGGGCCCGTGAGGCAGGGCTGCGCTCGGTGTCGCCCAGCACGGGTGCCGCGCTGCGGATGCTCGCCGCCACCGTGGACGCGAAAGCGGTCGCCGAGATCGGTACCGGGACCGGCGTCTCCGGGATCCACCTGCTGTACGGGATGCGGCCGGACGGCGTCCTGACGACCGTCGACCCCGAGCCGGAACACCAGCAGTTCGCCCGGCAGGCCTTCCGTGCCTGTGGCTTCGCCAGCAACCGGGCCCGGTTCATCCCGGGCCGGGCGCTCGACGTCCTGCCCCGTCTGGCGGACGCCGGCTACGACCTCGTCTTCTGCGACGGTGACCGGCTGGAGCTGCTGGAGTACCTCGCTGAATCGTTGCGCCTGCTGCGCCCGGGCGGGCTCGTCGTCTTCGAGGGCGTCTTCGCCAACGGCCGCACGGTCGACTCCGGGCCGCAGCCGACGGAGGTCATAAGAATCCGGGAGCTGCTGCGGGCGGTGCGGGAGAGCCAGGAACTGGTGCCCTCGCTGCTGCCGGTGGGCGACGGGCTGCTGTGCGCGGTCAAGCGCTGA
- a CDS encoding DUF3117 domain-containing protein has product MAAMKPRTGDGPLEVTKEGRGIVMRVPLEGGGRLVVELTPDEADALGDALKKVVG; this is encoded by the coding sequence ATGGCGGCCATGAAGCCGCGAACGGGTGATGGCCCGCTCGAGGTGACCAAGGAGGGGCGGGGCATCGTCATGCGCGTTCCGCTCGAAGGCGGCGGTCGACTCGTCGTCGAGCTGACCCCTGACGAGGCCGACGCGCTCGGCGACGCCCTCAAGAAGGTCGTGGGCTGA
- a CDS encoding enoyl-CoA hydratase/isomerase family protein: protein MADTVLYEVSDGLATITLNRPEAMNALNIATKVALREAVRSAVTDDAVRAVLLTAAGERAFCVGQDLKEHIGLLAEGSGKVMSTVKEHYNPIVRALTEAPKPVVAAVNGVAAGAGFGFALAADFRVVADTASFNTSFAGVALTADSGVSWTLPRVIGPGRAADLLLFPRSITAQEAYELGIANRVVPADALREEAENVARALAEGPTVAYAAIKEAVAYGFSHSLSETLEKEDELQTRAGASEDHTIAVQAFVAKEKPKYSGR from the coding sequence ATGGCCGACACCGTGCTCTACGAGGTGAGCGACGGGCTCGCGACGATCACGCTGAACCGCCCCGAGGCGATGAACGCGCTGAACATCGCCACCAAGGTCGCTCTCCGGGAGGCGGTCCGGTCCGCCGTGACCGACGACGCCGTGCGGGCCGTGCTGCTGACCGCCGCCGGTGAGCGGGCGTTCTGCGTGGGGCAGGACCTCAAGGAGCACATCGGGCTGCTGGCCGAGGGCTCCGGGAAGGTCATGAGCACCGTCAAGGAGCACTACAACCCGATCGTGCGGGCGCTGACCGAGGCGCCGAAGCCGGTGGTCGCCGCGGTGAACGGGGTGGCGGCGGGGGCGGGCTTCGGGTTCGCGCTCGCTGCGGACTTCCGTGTGGTGGCCGACACGGCGTCCTTCAACACGTCGTTCGCGGGGGTGGCGCTCACCGCGGACTCGGGCGTCTCGTGGACCCTGCCCCGGGTGATCGGGCCGGGGCGGGCCGCCGATCTGCTGCTCTTCCCGCGCAGCATCACGGCGCAGGAGGCGTACGAGCTGGGCATCGCCAACCGGGTCGTCCCCGCGGACGCGCTGCGCGAAGAGGCCGAGAACGTGGCGCGGGCACTGGCCGAGGGGCCGACGGTCGCCTACGCGGCGATCAAGGAGGCCGTCGCGTACGGGTTCTCGCACTCGCTCTCCGAGACGTTGGAGAAGGAGGACGAGCTGCAGACCCGGGCGGGGGCGTCCGAGGATCACACGATCGCCGTGCAGGCCTTCGTCGCCAAGGAGAAGCCGAAGTACTCGGGCCGCTGA
- a CDS encoding DNA-3-methyladenine glycosylase I has product MSDGTALAGADGALRCPWALSTPDYVTYHDEEWGRPVHGDDALFERLSLEAFQSGLSWITILRRRPGFRTAFADFKIASVAVFTDEDRERLLADPGIIRNRAKIDATLANARVLAEWASGDLDDLIWSHAPDATARPAPRTLADVPAVTDESTALSKALKKRGLRFVGPTTAYALMQACGLVNDHLETCVARIAP; this is encoded by the coding sequence GTGAGCGACGGCACGGCCCTCGCGGGCGCGGACGGCGCGCTGCGCTGCCCCTGGGCCCTGTCCACACCGGACTACGTGACCTACCACGACGAGGAGTGGGGCCGCCCGGTCCACGGCGACGACGCGCTGTTCGAACGCCTCAGCCTGGAGGCCTTCCAGTCCGGCCTGTCCTGGATCACGATCCTGCGCCGCCGCCCCGGCTTCCGCACCGCCTTCGCCGACTTCAAGATCGCCTCGGTCGCCGTCTTCACCGACGAGGACCGCGAGCGCCTGCTCGCCGACCCCGGCATCATCCGCAACCGCGCCAAGATCGACGCCACCCTCGCCAACGCCCGCGTCCTGGCCGAGTGGGCCTCCGGCGACCTGGACGACCTGATCTGGTCCCACGCACCCGACGCCACCGCCCGCCCGGCCCCGAGAACCCTGGCGGACGTCCCGGCGGTGACGGACGAGTCGACGGCCCTGTCGAAGGCCCTGAAGAAACGGGGCCTGCGTTTCGTGGGCCCGACGACGGCGTACGCACTGATGCAGGCGTGCGGGCTGGTCAACGACCACCTGGAGACGTGCGTGGCCCGCATCGCCCCGTGA
- a CDS encoding DivIVA domain-containing protein: MFLFLVIALAVVVAAVTLAVVGGGEGTGPLPEVAPERLHDPLPPDRPVDRSDIDHLRFPLAARGYRMADVDDALGRLAAELAERDARIADLESALAGARTPAGPPHVSMEKQAPEDHQ; this comes from the coding sequence ATGTTCTTGTTCCTGGTCATCGCGCTCGCCGTCGTGGTCGCCGCGGTGACCCTCGCCGTGGTGGGCGGCGGCGAGGGCACCGGCCCGCTGCCGGAGGTCGCCCCCGAGCGGCTGCACGACCCGCTGCCCCCGGACCGCCCGGTCGACCGGTCCGACATCGATCACCTTCGCTTCCCGCTGGCCGCCCGCGGCTACCGCATGGCCGACGTGGACGACGCCCTCGGCCGCCTCGCCGCCGAACTCGCCGAGCGCGACGCCCGCATCGCCGACCTGGAGTCCGCCCTGGCCGGCGCCCGGACCCCGGCCGGGCCGCCGCACGTCTCCATGGAGAAGCAGGCCCCGGAGGACCACCAGTGA
- the folP gene encoding dihydropteroate synthase: MLRLGRREFGAHEPVIMAIVNRTPDSFYDQGATFRDEPALARVEQAVSEGAAIIDIGGVKAGPGAEVTAQEEARRTVGFVAEVRRRFPDVIISVDTWRAEVGEAVCEAGADLLNDAWGGVDPQLAEVAARYGVGLVCTHAGGAEPRTRPHRVTYDDVMADILRVTVGLAERAAGLGVPRESIMIDPGHDFGKNTRHSLEATRRLGEMVETGWPVLVSLSNKDFVGETLDRPVKERVVGTLATTAVSAWLGAQVYRVHEVAETRQVLDMVASIAGHRAPAVARRGLA; encoded by the coding sequence ATGCTCAGGCTGGGCAGGCGTGAATTCGGCGCGCACGAGCCGGTGATCATGGCGATCGTGAACCGCACCCCGGACTCCTTCTACGACCAGGGCGCGACCTTCCGTGACGAGCCGGCCCTCGCGCGCGTGGAGCAGGCGGTGTCGGAGGGCGCCGCCATCATCGACATCGGCGGCGTGAAGGCCGGGCCCGGTGCCGAAGTGACGGCTCAGGAGGAGGCCAGGCGGACGGTCGGCTTCGTGGCCGAGGTGCGGCGGCGCTTCCCGGACGTGATCATCAGCGTGGACACCTGGCGGGCCGAGGTCGGGGAGGCGGTCTGCGAGGCGGGCGCGGATCTCCTGAACGACGCGTGGGGCGGCGTGGATCCGCAGCTGGCGGAGGTGGCGGCGCGGTACGGGGTCGGGCTGGTGTGCACGCACGCGGGGGGCGCCGAGCCGCGGACGCGTCCGCACCGGGTGACGTACGACGACGTCATGGCCGACATTCTGCGGGTGACGGTGGGGCTGGCGGAGCGGGCGGCGGGGCTGGGGGTGCCGAGGGAGTCGATCATGATCGATCCCGGGCACGACTTCGGGAAGAACACCCGGCACAGCCTGGAGGCGACCCGGCGGCTCGGGGAGATGGTGGAGACGGGGTGGCCGGTGCTGGTGTCCCTGTCGAACAAGGACTTCGTCGGGGAGACCCTGGACCGGCCGGTGAAGGAGCGGGTGGTGGGGACCCTGGCCACCACGGCCGTGTCGGCGTGGCTGGGGGCCCAGGTGTACCGGGTGCACGAGGTGGCGGAGACGCGGCAGGTGCTGGACATGGTGGCGTCGATCGCCGGACACCGGGCTCCGGCGGTGGCGCGGCGGGGACTGGCGTGA
- a CDS encoding TIGR00730 family Rossman fold protein yields MATGNPEGKKQPPDEQRLGPVLRRRDQVQASTTDQRLLDERAPSDWVHTDPWRVLRIQSEFIEGFGTLAELPPAISVFGSARTPVDSAEYEAGVRLGGALVDAGWAVITGGGPGVMEAANKGASQAGGVSVGLGIELPFEQGLNPYVDIGLNFRYFFVRKMMFVKYAQGFVVLPGGLGTLDELFEALTLVQTQKVTRFPIVLFGTEYWGGLIDWLQNTLVAQGKAAHKDLLLFHVTDDVEEAVALVSKEAGR; encoded by the coding sequence ATGGCTACAGGCAACCCAGAGGGCAAGAAGCAGCCGCCGGACGAGCAGCGCCTGGGACCGGTCCTCCGCAGGCGGGACCAGGTGCAGGCGAGCACCACGGACCAGCGGCTGCTGGACGAACGGGCTCCCTCGGACTGGGTTCACACCGACCCCTGGCGGGTCCTGCGCATCCAGTCGGAGTTCATCGAGGGCTTCGGCACTCTCGCCGAACTCCCCCCGGCCATCAGCGTGTTCGGCTCCGCCCGCACCCCCGTGGACTCCGCGGAGTACGAGGCGGGCGTACGGCTGGGCGGCGCCCTCGTCGACGCCGGATGGGCCGTGATCACGGGCGGCGGCCCCGGCGTGATGGAGGCGGCCAACAAGGGCGCGAGCCAGGCGGGCGGCGTCTCCGTCGGCCTCGGCATCGAGCTCCCCTTCGAGCAGGGCCTCAACCCGTACGTCGACATCGGCCTGAACTTCCGTTACTTCTTCGTGCGGAAGATGATGTTCGTGAAGTACGCGCAGGGCTTCGTGGTCCTGCCCGGCGGCCTCGGCACCCTCGACGAACTCTTCGAGGCCCTCACCCTCGTCCAGACCCAGAAGGTGACCCGCTTCCCGATCGTCCTCTTCGGCACCGAGTACTGGGGCGGCCTGATCGACTGGCTCCAGAACACCCTGGTCGCCCAGGGCAAGGCGGCGCACAAGGACCTCTTGCTCTTCCATGTCACGGACGACGTGGAGGAGGCGGTGGCCCTGGTGTCCAAGGAGGCCGGCCGCTAG
- the dapE gene encoding succinyl-diaminopimelate desuccinylase, with translation MADTPLDLTLDAALLTAQLVDFPSESGTEKPLADAIETALRTLPHLTVDRYGNNVVARTNLGRAERVVLAGHIDTVPIADNVPSRLDEDGVLWGCGTCDMKAGVAVQLRIAATVPAPNRDLTFVFYDNEEVAADLNGLGHVAEHRPEWLTGDFAVLLEPSDGQVEGGCQGTLRVLLKTKGERSHSARSWMGSNAVHAAAPILARLASYEPRYPVIDGLEYREGLNAVGITGGVAGNVIPDSCVVTVNFRYAPDRSEAEAVAHVREVFADCGVEEFVVADHSPAALPGLSHPAAAAFIKAVGGVPMPKYGWTDVSRFSSLGVPAVNYGPGNPHLAHKRDERVETAKILAGEERLRTWLTA, from the coding sequence ATGGCCGACACCCCGCTTGACCTCACGCTGGACGCCGCGCTCCTCACCGCGCAGCTCGTGGACTTCCCCTCCGAGAGCGGCACCGAGAAGCCCCTCGCGGACGCCATCGAGACCGCCCTGCGCACGCTGCCCCACCTGACGGTGGACCGCTACGGCAACAACGTGGTCGCCCGCACGAACCTGGGCCGCGCCGAGCGCGTGGTCCTCGCCGGGCACATCGACACCGTCCCGATCGCCGACAACGTCCCCTCGCGCCTGGACGAGGACGGGGTCCTGTGGGGCTGCGGCACCTGCGACATGAAGGCGGGCGTCGCGGTCCAGCTGCGCATCGCGGCGACGGTACCGGCCCCCAACCGCGACCTGACCTTCGTCTTCTACGACAACGAGGAGGTCGCCGCCGACCTCAACGGCCTGGGGCACGTGGCCGAGCACCGCCCGGAGTGGCTGACGGGCGACTTCGCGGTGCTGCTGGAGCCCTCCGACGGCCAGGTGGAGGGCGGCTGCCAGGGCACCCTGCGGGTCCTGCTGAAGACGAAGGGCGAGCGGTCCCACTCGGCGCGCTCCTGGATGGGCTCCAACGCCGTCCACGCCGCGGCCCCGATCCTGGCCCGCCTGGCCTCCTACGAGCCGCGCTACCCGGTCATCGACGGCCTGGAGTACCGGGAGGGCCTCAACGCGGTCGGCATCACCGGCGGAGTGGCCGGCAACGTCATCCCCGACAGTTGCGTCGTCACCGTCAACTTCCGCTATGCGCCCGACCGCAGCGAGGCGGAGGCCGTCGCGCACGTCCGCGAGGTCTTCGCCGACTGCGGAGTGGAGGAGTTCGTGGTCGCCGACCACAGCCCCGCCGCCCTGCCGGGCCTGTCCCACCCGGCCGCGGCCGCCTTCATCAAGGCGGTCGGCGGCGTCCCGATGCCCAAGTACGGCTGGACGGACGTCAGCCGCTTCTCCTCGCTGGGCGTCCCCGCCGTCAACTACGGCCCCGGCAACCCGCACTTGGCGCACAAGCGGGACGAACGCGTGGAAACGGCGAAGATCCTGGCGGGCGAGGAACGCCTGCGGACCTGGCTGACGGCCTGA
- a CDS encoding heavy metal transporter — translation MPEPSPSPKRRGRLLRFGAACVVLSAVAGYVVVQYVTGGTGDPGCRVVSGDANGTSYKFTPEQAVNAATIAAVGTDRAMPERAVAIALATAIQESGLRNLAHGDRDSLGLFQQRPSQGWGTEQQVTDPAYAANIFYEHLAKVRGYTELPLTVAAQRVQRSGYPEAYAKHEPDATVLAAALTGTSAATLTCDGRAGATTSTGPAAVRAALARDFGQAARREASAAESDSAAEGASAAGARTPVMETSGRTVTLPVSEDTTGGGRSAGECGWQLAHWAVANASALRIERVSYAGREWVSGNTDSKWRAIGATSAEAAGTSGGASGAGGDTGSVRIVTAQ, via the coding sequence GTGCCAGAGCCGTCCCCCTCCCCCAAGCGCCGCGGCCGCCTCCTCCGTTTCGGGGCGGCCTGCGTGGTCCTGTCCGCCGTCGCGGGTTATGTCGTGGTGCAGTACGTCACCGGCGGTACCGGTGATCCGGGCTGCAGAGTCGTTTCTGGCGACGCGAACGGGACGAGTTACAAGTTCACGCCCGAGCAGGCGGTGAACGCGGCCACGATCGCCGCCGTCGGCACCGACCGGGCCATGCCCGAGCGGGCCGTGGCGATCGCGCTCGCGACCGCCATCCAGGAGTCGGGGCTGCGCAACCTCGCGCACGGCGACCGTGATTCGCTCGGCCTGTTCCAGCAGCGGCCCTCGCAGGGCTGGGGCACCGAGCAGCAGGTCACGGACCCGGCGTACGCGGCGAACATCTTCTACGAGCACCTCGCCAAGGTGCGCGGCTACACCGAACTCCCGCTGACCGTGGCCGCGCAGCGCGTGCAGCGCAGCGGCTACCCGGAGGCGTACGCCAAGCACGAGCCGGACGCCACGGTGCTGGCCGCCGCGCTGACCGGGACGTCGGCGGCCACGCTGACCTGCGACGGCCGAGCGGGCGCCACGACCAGCACGGGCCCGGCCGCGGTGCGGGCGGCGCTGGCCCGGGACTTCGGGCAGGCCGCGCGCCGGGAGGCGAGTGCGGCGGAATCCGACTCCGCCGCCGAGGGCGCCTCGGCGGCCGGTGCCAGGACCCCGGTCATGGAGACCAGCGGGCGGACCGTGACGCTGCCCGTGTCCGAGGACACCACCGGCGGGGGGCGCAGTGCCGGCGAGTGCGGATGGCAGCTGGCTCACTGGGCGGTGGCCAACGCCTCGGCCCTGCGCATCGAGCGCGTCTCCTACGCGGGCCGGGAGTGGGTCTCCGGGAACACCGACAGCAAGTGGCGGGCGATCGGTGCGACCAGCGCGGAGGCCGCCGGGACGTCCGGTGGGGCCTCGGGGGCGGGCGGCGACACCGGCAGCGTGCGGATCGTCACCGCTCAGTAG
- a CDS encoding ATP-binding protein yields the protein MSLPLTRRIARAALLVAAGAAAGVGAAGSASAAPSLPAAPNLGGLTALDTANVGNTVDGATQHVTGLAGETGGKAVKQAVPVAGKTGGKAVKKAAPVAQKTAGEAAGSAGDLLGDTASTATKGGLPTDSLTKGGLPGAETLPVKSLPLG from the coding sequence ATGTCCCTCCCCCTGACCCGCCGGATCGCCCGTGCCGCGCTGCTCGTCGCTGCAGGAGCGGCCGCCGGGGTCGGTGCGGCCGGCTCCGCCAGCGCGGCCCCCAGCCTTCCCGCCGCTCCGAACCTCGGCGGACTGACCGCCCTGGACACGGCGAACGTCGGCAACACGGTCGACGGCGCGACGCAGCACGTCACCGGGCTCGCGGGTGAGACCGGCGGCAAGGCCGTCAAGCAGGCGGTGCCGGTCGCGGGCAAGACCGGCGGCAAGGCCGTGAAGAAGGCGGCGCCGGTGGCGCAGAAGACGGCAGGCGAGGCGGCGGGCTCCGCCGGGGACCTCCTCGGGGACACCGCGTCGACCGCCACGAAGGGCGGGCTGCCGACGGACTCGCTCACCAAGGGTGGGCTGCCGGGTGCGGAGACCCTGCCGGTGAAGAGCCTGCCGCTGGGCTAA
- a CDS encoding bifunctional succinyldiaminopimelate transaminase/glutamate-prephenate aminotransferase, with translation MSSVVSDRLPTFPWDKLEPYKKTAAAHPDGIVDLSVGTPVDPVPDLIQKALIDAADSPGYPTVWGTPALRDAITGWLERRLGAREVTHRHVLPIVGSKELVAWLPTQLGLGPGDRVAHPRLAYPTYEVGARLARADYEVYDDPTTLDPEGLKLLWLNSPSNPTGRVLGKEELTRIVAWAREHGVLLFSDECYLELGWEADPVSVLHPDVNGGSYEGIVSVHSLSKRSNLAGYRAAFLAGDPAVLGPLLEIRKHGGMMTPAPTQAAVVAALGDDVHVREQRERYAARRASLRAALIGHGFRIEHSEASLYLWATKDESCWTTVAHLADRGILVAPGDFYGTAGEQFVRVALTATDERVRAAVERLT, from the coding sequence GTGTCCTCCGTAGTCTCCGACCGCCTGCCCACCTTCCCCTGGGACAAGCTGGAGCCGTACAAGAAGACGGCCGCAGCGCACCCGGACGGCATCGTCGACCTCTCCGTCGGCACCCCGGTCGACCCGGTGCCCGACCTGATCCAGAAGGCGCTGATCGACGCGGCGGACTCCCCGGGCTATCCCACGGTGTGGGGCACCCCGGCGCTGCGCGACGCGATCACCGGCTGGCTGGAGCGCCGGCTGGGCGCCCGCGAGGTCACCCACCGCCATGTCCTGCCGATCGTCGGCTCCAAGGAGCTCGTGGCCTGGCTGCCGACCCAGCTGGGCCTCGGCCCCGGCGACCGCGTGGCCCACCCGCGTCTGGCCTACCCGACGTACGAGGTCGGCGCCCGTCTGGCCCGCGCCGATTACGAGGTCTACGACGACCCGACGACTCTGGACCCCGAGGGCCTGAAGCTGCTCTGGCTCAACTCGCCATCGAACCCGACGGGCCGGGTGCTGGGCAAGGAGGAGCTGACACGGATCGTCGCGTGGGCCCGCGAGCACGGCGTCCTGCTCTTCTCCGACGAGTGCTACCTGGAGCTGGGCTGGGAGGCCGACCCGGTCTCGGTCCTCCACCCGGACGTCAACGGTGGCTCTTACGAGGGCATCGTCTCCGTGCACTCCCTCTCCAAGCGGTCCAACCTGGCCGGCTACCGGGCGGCCTTCCTGGCCGGTGATCCGGCCGTCCTCGGCCCGCTGCTGGAGATCCGCAAGCACGGCGGCATGATGACGCCGGCGCCCACCCAGGCGGCGGTCGTGGCGGCCCTCGGCGACGACGTCCACGTCCGCGAACAGCGCGAGCGCTACGCGGCGCGCCGCGCGTCCCTGCGGGCGGCGCTGATCGGGCACGGCTTCCGCATCGAACACAGCGAGGCCAGCCTCTACCTCTGGGCCACCAAGGACGAGTCCTGCTGGACCACGGTCGCCCACCTGGCGGACCGGGGCATCCTGGTCGCCCCCGGCGACTTCTACGGCACGGCGGGCGAGCAGTTCGTGCGCGTGGCGTTGACGGCGACGGACGAACGCGTTCGAGCAGCGGTGGAACGACTGACCTGA
- the fdxA gene encoding ferredoxin, which produces MTYVIAQPCVDVKDKACIEECPVDCIYEGQRSLYIHPDECVDCGACEPVCPVEAIFYEDDTPEEWKDYYKANVEFFDDLGSPGGASKLGLIERDHPFVAALPPQAE; this is translated from the coding sequence GTGACCTACGTCATCGCGCAGCCTTGTGTCGACGTGAAGGACAAGGCGTGCATCGAAGAGTGCCCGGTCGACTGTATCTACGAGGGCCAGCGGTCCTTGTACATCCACCCGGACGAATGCGTCGACTGCGGCGCCTGTGAACCGGTCTGCCCGGTCGAGGCGATCTTCTACGAGGACGACACTCCGGAGGAGTGGAAGGACTACTACAAGGCGAACGTCGAGTTCTTCGACGACCTCGGCTCGCCCGGCGGCGCCAGCAAGCTGGGTCTGATCGAGCGCGACCACCCCTTCGTCGCCGCGCTGCCGCCGCAGGCCGAGTAA